A part of Entelurus aequoreus isolate RoL-2023_Sb linkage group LG10, RoL_Eaeq_v1.1, whole genome shotgun sequence genomic DNA contains:
- the LOC133659197 gene encoding cyclic nucleotide-gated cation channel beta-1-like, with protein MTSVRAGVDLKLEALSGDEYCHDANASLDLHKSAAWDVRRRDTTAESAQPAEETWSEDQNNAGTSSPEERLEESLGGSTEKEHLTSSRQFACDVNSTTSSQRGASETPGEEEAVGLRKNAERKTSLEAAVTSGEKKETARAEEEGHIQPRKKKDGHSMEPEKEKRDAHPKGDDGNEKYAREPSTPHPPLQKKKSRGWEAASRETRRTKEEKEGKKIQKEESTGRRRRKAKLQLKELESHASVPSHEEQAEDQEKE; from the exons ATGACATCTGTCCGTGCAGGTGTGGATCTGAAGTTAGAAGCACTTTCCGGCGATGAGTATTGTCACGACGCTAACGCT AGTTTAGATCTTCACAAGTCGGCAGCGTGGGATGTGAGACGACGCGACACGACTGCAGAGAGCGCACAGCCGGCGGAAGAAACGTGGAGCGAAGACCAAAACAACGCTGGAACATCTTCGCCTGAGGAACGACTGGAGGAGTCACTAGGGGGCAGCACTGAGAAGGAACACCTGACCTCATCTAGACAGTTTGCATGTGACGTTAATAG TACTACCTCCAGCCAGCGGGGTGCTAGTGAGACACCAGGAGAGGAGGAAGCTGTGGGACTGAGGAAGAACGCAGAGAGGAAAACCAGCCTGGAAGCTGCAGTGACATCAGG GGAAAAAAAGGAAACAGCCAGGGCAGAAGAAGAAGGACACATTCAACCCAGGAAGAAGAAAGATGGACATTCGATGGAACCAGAGAAAGAAAAACGTGACGCTCACCCGAAGGGTGACGACGGGAACGAGAAGTACGCCCGGGAACCTTCTACTCCACATCCTCCTCTGCAG AAGAAGAAGAGCCGTGGATGGGAAGCAGCCAGCAGAGAGACGAGGAGAACAAAGGAGGAGAAAGAAGGGAAGAAGATTCAGAAGGAAGAGTCCACTGGAAGGCGAAGACGGAAGGCAAAGCTCCAACTCAAAGAACTGGAAT CTCATGCTAGCGTTCCCTCACATGAAGAACAAGCGGAAGATCAGGAGAAAGAGTAG
- the LOC133659198 gene encoding capping protein inhibiting regulator of actin dynamics-like, translating to MRGELEEERRRRAEDLRLRRLAEEEEKKNQQEERKRTQERMRGELEEERRRRAEDLRIHEDVAAYRLRRLAEEEERKRGKEEEQQQGRREEAERQRMRRQQEERRRQMEQLQKMREEEEEKRKVLTSNTMVPAEEERSHLQETDGSRRAECQRNEEQEPQKDDETWKAKEESRLEDELLAREVALLQQQMAFKRSVAVEADRMQHSQDISRPWVYSYFTWLQLMDLDHAHTDTS from the exons ATGAGAGGCGAGCTggaggaggagaggaggaggagggcaGAAGATCTCAG ACTGAGGAGGCtggcggaggaggaggagaagaagaatcaGCAGGAGGAGAGGAAGCGAACGCAAGAAAGGATGAGAGGGGAGCTggaggaggagaggaggaggagggcaGAAGATCTCAG GATTCATGAAGATGTTGCCGCCTACAGACTGAGGAGGCtggcggaggaggaggagaggaagcGTGGCAAGGAGGAAGAGCAACAACAAGGCAGGCGGGAGGAAGCGGAGCGACAGAGGATGAGGAGGCAGCAGGAGGAGCGCAGGCGGCAGATGGAGCAATTGCAGAAGatgagagaggaggaggaggagaaaaggAAAG TCCTCACCTCAAACACAATGGTCCCGGCGGAGGAGGAGCGCTCGCACCTGCAGGAGACGGACGggagcaggagagcagagtgtcAGAGGAACGAGGAGCAGGAGCCCCAGAAGGACGATGAAACGTGGAAGGCCAAAGAAGAGTCCAGGCTGGAGGATGAGCTACTtgccag GGAGGTGGCGCTGTTGCAGCAGCAGATGGCCTTCAAAAGGAGTGTGGCCGTAGAGGCTGATAGAATGCAACACAGCCAGGACATCTCCAGGCCTTGGGTCTACTCCTACTTCACCTGGCTGCAGCTGATGGACCTCGACCACGCCCATACAGACACCTCCTGA